In Rutidosis leptorrhynchoides isolate AG116_Rl617_1_P2 chromosome 6, CSIRO_AGI_Rlap_v1, whole genome shotgun sequence, the DNA window catggcttgtaaagtgtcaggatagctttagagtatttgaaaacttatgtgtatgttattttcagttattcaaatgggttgaagggttcaattcttagaacaccccgattctcgaatatttggaatgtgtaatgtactaaggtgaaaattcaatcttcaagatattttcatttatgcatgagttttgttttaatttgtttaattctcatgaaacgaattgcactaaattggggaggattgttgtaaatttagtgtaattttgggttttaatctacacttgtaaatgggtttggaggtacggagtgtacacccattaagtgatagattacccgaacccaaaagtggttttccattatttactatcatgacttggtctacctgaaatttgactaagtgttttcagtactgagttttcttagtaagctgaaatttggataagtgttttgtgctggttgttctgcattgctggtccttgtactggttgttctgcattgctggtccttgtgctggttgttctgcattgctggtccctgtgctggttgttctgcgcggctggtccctgtgctggttgttctgcgcagctggtccctgtgctggttgttctgcgcagctggtcttgtttgctggttgttctgcgctgctggtcctgtatgctgacttttgcgctgctggtcctgtatgctgacttttgcgctgctggtcctgtatgctgacttttgcgctgctggtcctgtttgctggttgttctgcgctgctggtcctgtatgctgacttttgcgctgctagtcctgtatgctgacttttgcgctgctggtcctgtttgctgatttttgcgctgctggtccttttgcagtgctggttcttaagagacagcagtaagaaaacacttaacacaattttgagtgattacggaagaattattcttgcacccacttttgctttagtggttgaaggaataatacttgtttattataaagtgatcactcatgctttgatagttgtaaaatataatatttgtttattgtaaaagtaacaacttttactttaatgatggaagtgataatatttgtttatagaaatattcttcctgtaaccacttttgaatattatagaagatacttttattaatcaatcggccaattgattttaataaaagactctttcatgattaagggtgtatataaatatattaaccaatatgcatgagaaaaatacacaagttacgaacaccaaaatatttttctgcaaaaggaattcttgtttctgccaaaacaagaatttaatctctgtcttatcccaaagtgatattcgtgtaacccaggctataagggtcgaataattactttcggaaagtgatactacgattcagtgatttatccggctatcgattattttaccctacacgaaagaatttaataaaacctccaactTGAGCTGCTTATTGTTGCAGATTAATTATTTTCGGCTGCACTCGTGATCTAATGGATGGAAGAAACATATTAGAAGTTGACTCACTTCTTTGCTATGTTTCTTTCGTTGAGATGGAAATTTCAACCCATTTTTTCATGAACGAGTCAACTCAAGTATGATTTCTCTCTGACGAGTCTAACGGGTATCAAAaagacaaaaaaaatatatatatatatacaacattgaaataaaaaaataattgtGCTTGCAATAATATATGTTTTAGGAGGTGATGGTAATGTGGGTGCCTTATGGAGCTCAGGTCAAATTTTCATTAAGAAGATTCATGCTCCAGTTGCTTGTGTCTATAGATAAGTTTTTGTACTTGATCCGAGGTTATATGTCTATTAAATGGAACGAATTTGGCTGTATGTTGTAATTTCAATTGCTACAGATTGTTGAAGTATATAAATAGACATAAGGGGAGTGGCCATCAAATGGGTTTAAACTTGAGATCATTATTAATAGGGAGATTTTTATTATTACTTGAACATCATCCTATTTAAAACAAGCCCATTTTAAGTATTACAAAAAGTGGACAGCCCGCCCAAATTATCACCATGCAATTGCTTTTAGCTCTGGTACGTTTGTGCAAAAAATCGTCGAATATTTGCAGCTAGAACCTTATAATATCAATGCAAGCTGGCATAGAAATGATTACTCTCACAACATGAAACAAACAGAAGaagtggttcttgatcaggttcgtAATCTAGACATGTGCATGTACAAACTAATTTGTATATATTGAAGTTTTATTTAGTTACAGTTGAATGGGTTAATTCTTCCTGGTTTGGCTTCAGGATTTAAAAAATGAATGACAAACAATTGTCTGATGAAGTCTCTTGCTACCAAGGTGTCTTCTACAACTGTTTTATTATTGGTATGACTGTTTTTTACCTTTTAATTTATCGTCTTACATAATTGAAATCGCAAAATATATTTAGTAACTAACTAAAGACTGAAAATACTGAATAATTAAGCATAATTCTCAAGATTTTGCATATTTTGTTGTCCATACATTAGGTGTTGTTAGATAACATATGAGAAATCGATATTTCACATGTTATGCTTATCGATACAATAATCTTGAGGTATTGTGTTAGTGTGGACTGTGAGAGTTCTAACTCATATGTTGCGTCAAATGAGCTCCTTGTCCATATTATCCATTATATGGGCTTAATCCACATTCATATTTGAAGAGAAACCAAAGGTGATTTAGTATCAACTAAAGTTGATTTTCACAATGTGGTCCCTATAAATATGGCTTCTTTAGGTTCTCATCACTCTATTGTTGTTATAGGTTACAAAATGATGAATCTGATTTCCTATTATAAGGTTATGCTTAAGTCAATACAGATTACAATGCCACTTCACTCCTTAGATATGTATTGTTTGAAAATATGCATTGTGTTCATCTTCTACTATAAGGTGACTAAGGGATATGCACAGGTTATTCGGGTCGAGTTTTAACTGAAATATATATGTCTAAGCCATATGAATTGGTTAAAGTAATGTATTATGTTTCGTGTTATATCACCGATTCCCACTTCGTGAGTTATAATATACATTAGTAAGATCCTCCCTGATAATCAACTACAACTTGATATCGAGAATCGAGTAACGACTTGTCTACACAATTATTTACATGTCCTTTGTAAGTTGTAACAAATAATTTGACAAATTTCATATACTTCATTTAACACTTAAAGCCATTATAAAAAGGTTTTATAACAtagtcccgcgaattcgcgggttataaactagtattaattaatattaaatatacaataaaAAAACTTCTATAAAATTACTCTATATGGTGTGTTTGGGTGACGAGCTTGTaagagcttatgagagcttataggagcttgagcttatgattttaataagctccaagtcataagcttcgtttggtagagaaaaaaagtagagcttatgaaaatcataagctctgaaaaaaagtacttttagtagcttattaaaaaaagtagagcttatgaactgaaaaataagctccagctagtttaccaaacacttataaaaaataataagctccagctaccatcttaaaaaataagctccagctccagctctatctcataagctccagttccagctacaagctccagctccagctactttcatccaaacacaccctataacttagaatatatgtaataaattataattattatattttattacagTATATGTTAAAATAATAACACAAAATAGTGAACTTTTGTATTAATTTCATCTCACGGGTGGTTACTAAAATATAAATAGTTATATTAACACTAGCtaaatagttttattaataaaaacTATATCAATGTAAATTATGTTCGTCATTTAGGATTTTAATTTTAACTTGGCCTTTTACATCTATTTAATATCATCAACAAAACCTAATATACCCCTTAAATATCAAAATGTTTAATGATAATCAACAGGGCCGGTCCTGAGTTTTCCAGTGCCCTGTGCGAGACGGTAAAAAAGGCCCCTATGAATCAATAATCTCTTTTCGAGGTTTAAAAGCTAGTCAACTTGAATTTACCTTGTTTTTTGATtctatttataaattttaaaagttTCTTATCATAATATACATGAATATTAGTTACCATATTAGAACCTTGAAACACATAAGCTATATATATCCACATCACCACATGCACATTTTGACTCATAAGCATGAACTTGACTCATATACACGTACACATAATATATAGAACTTGCTCAAAAATCAACTTATTAAAACTGTATATAATAACgtcttttataaaaattataaaacttgcAGCTTAGAGAGTAAATTAAATTTGCAGCTAAAGaagtaaattaaattaaaatatggaTGATTCATCCCACATCGACAAGAAATGAAAGCTCCACAGTCTATATATTAGCTTCAAATTAATTTCTATCAATAAGTAAAGGTGCTATGCTAATTCGGCCCTTTTTAAAGGTTATCCAATATAATGTCCGAGTTTTGTATGCCTTTAGTTCATGGACCCATAATGTCCGAGTTTTGTATGCCTTTAGTTCATGGACCCATGACTCTTTATTAGACTGATCATGCATAGTGAGATTGAGATTGGGCCCCCAAAAATAATGGGCCCTGTGCAGTTGAGCACTTTGCACCTGGGCCGGGCCTGATAATCAATAATGATTGAAAAGATATTGATGTTGGAAGCTCCGTTCAAAAGAATAAAAGTGCTATTTTGTTATTGTTTTCTTAGTTAATCAAAAAATTGATTCATAATGagagaatatattttttttttgaatagcgattgggatcacccgagagggactaaaccacctgttgcgatcatctcccgtttcgactatgtcgATGCAGCGACAATAACCCTGCCCCCATCGCTGTCCGGgaagaaaccttgaaaccgatccaagggcacgaccaagtaaaaaCCCTCAAACGACATGGAAAAGGtgacatgggtggatacttcatggcggggatgaaattgtgtttctaatatgtagccaacgggagtCGAACTCCTCTTTAGGCCTTGACTTCAGAGAGTTTTTTTTtgttactaattaataatacatatataactaaattaattaattaattaattactattaattatcatcaataactaattaaataatactccgtatattgTTTAACTATGTTTACCATTGCACGGACTTAAAAATATAATGAATGTCATTTATCATAACTAACATTTAAAATGAGTTTTAAACAGTGCATCGCACGAGCCAAAAACCTAGTaagaatataaaagggtattgattgCAATTTGACTAATACAATGGTTGAAAATTAATACTAGTTTAAATAATTGTTCTATTAactttttttaatatataataaatagaGATAGAGATATCTTAGATTGTATTCTAATCTAAGTGAATTACAACATATACATAATTTAtggaaaataataataagaattgatAATTACTCCATTATCTATTAAACTTATGTGGTAATCAATCAAACTTCTATAATGAGTAATTAACACTTGTTGGCCAAGTGAAGGCTGAATATTCGAGGCACTAGTCATGAACGTCTATCTCGAAGCAGCTACTTCAGTACCCTCTTTTATAAAAACATCAAATATCCTAGACATGGATATTCAAGGTCCATCCTGATACTACAAATAATCTATTATTTTAAGTATGATTTGAgtttaataactaataattataaatGGTTTTGAAAATTCATGTATGGATGTTGACTTTGTGCAGTCAGATTGTGCTATCTAGCAGAATAGACAGGTAACAAAGGTATAACAGAATAGTCATTATGGTAAGATGAATGGGAATGTCAACCCATTATTTCATATTTGGGTTGATTGTTATTGTTTATCCTAACAGGTCAAATAATAGGCTTCAAGTTCGTATTCATACATATGCAATTCTATTGTTTTTGGTGCAAATAGACCTTTCCAACAATTAGTTAACTCGACGGATCTGACTGGGGGTAACATTACGAGTCAGGTATGAACCTTGACACCTCTTTTGATATCCAAGGCCCCAACCACTAGACCATCTTGTAATGGCTAAAAGAGTCGGTATGTGAATAATACAGGACTGTGTGGTGTCCTATGTCTGAACGCCATACAATGAGTGGCCAGCAGCACGCTGCAGATGATGATGTCATTGTCAGTTATCAGAAATACAAAAATGGTCTTGGGAGAGCAATTTTTAAAGTTTGGGCTAACAACATTGTCTGGTATCATGAAACAGAAAGTTAAATGTTGGATAAGTGATGCTATATCACAATGAAAGCCATTTATTTTTATTACAATACATATGTTTAACATCAGCAACttttaaaattcataaaatttACATTGCAAAAAGACAAGAAACACTGAAGCACAATACAAATAGCAACATAGTGATGAAAGCAAAAAGGAATCACACGCACACCAGACAGAAGAGAAGCTACATTATTCAAATTCTAATATAAAACGACGAATCTAAATCAAAAAAACCCTACACATGTACGAATTTACAATCATTTTCAGAACTCAAAAGTGTTTGACTCTAAATTTCCATTCACCTCCAACTGCATCGTACGACATAAACTCAACACCTTGCGCAACCGCCTTCTTCTTTAGCATCTCTGTGTATCTATCAACTTTCAACCCGTCCTCATACTTCACGCCAGTTTTTTTGTCAACACAGATGATGTTAAGAAGCGTTATCTCGGCTGGTTTATTAAGTCCTTCACCAACTGGAGGTTTCATGCGCTCGTCCATATAAACAATCACCTCTCGGTAGTTAAATTGGATCAGTTTTTCAAGATCGAGATTTCTCACATCTGTCTCCCCTAAGAACTTGATACTCCCATAACCATGACGTCCAATTACAAAGTCCTTCACGTGACTGCAAAATCCTGGCTCGGCTCTTTCGTTTGCTTCCAGCTCTGAAACTTGAGGTTGCGTGTAGTAGTCGAGTTGCTGAAGTTTGGTTGGAACATCAACAACTGTATCAGCAGACAGTTCTTGATCTTTAATTGGATCATCTGTACAAACATATGCATTAGTGTCCACATAGAAGAGAAGAAAATAAACTGAAACAGTAAGCAAGTGATGTGTGTTGAAAGAAAGTACCTTTTTCATCCTCGTTAAAGTTACTATCTGAGAATTTTTCTTGCTGTATGTTTTTTGTAGTAGTAGTCCTAGGTGACAACATTTCGCGAAAGACAACCAACTTCCTTGGATTCTCTCTAGGAACAAATACATCGGGTTGTATCTCTGTAGTTTCACTGAAAAATGGTGTCTGcgtaaacaataaaaaaaaattaatatctcATTACTGTCACTAAAGTATGAGCGCTTGTCTTGGTACTGTACGCCCTTATGTTTGAATCAGGTTGGGTTGGTTGGTTGGCTCAAAAACAGTTTTTCTCCATCTATTTAAAACTTTTATGTAACTGATCCATCAAATATGATTACCAAAACGATACTGCTATAATcataatataaatgtaaatatttaAAAGAAACAATCACATAGGTTTTTAATATACACTTCAAGTGACTTTCACCCGTTCGTCCCACTTGCCCGTATAAGTATGATTGCGAACCCATATCGACCAATGCTTAGGAAtagtagtgggtcaaacttgacaACTCTAGAGCGATTTAGTTGTAAAAGATTTCAGTTTTGTGATAAAAATGTCACCTTTGGACCATTTAGTTTTGGGTCATACTTCCGAACTGGCAGCTTGCTTCGTCTAGACAAATGCCTAGTAGTCAACATGGGATTTCTAACTAATGTTGGTTTGTCCTTAACCTGTGAGATGACATTATTTAGTATTGATCATATTAAATACTGATACCAcagcatacatacatatatatatatatatatatatatatatatatatatatatatatatatatatatatatatatatatatatatatatatatcaaacacatCAGTTTATTACATCTGCTATATGTATTATCAATCAATAAAGAAGATGTTATATACTTACAGGCATGCTGGAAATTCCATACTGAATTAACTGTGTTGATTCAGAACCATCAAAAAATATCTGAGGTTTTGGAGGTAGTGTTCCAAATGGACTTGCAGCAGATGTTGGTTGTTTCATGCTAGTAAGATGGACACATGCAATACAAGAGGTGAGCAACATAAAACAACCAAACATGATATAAAAAATATGTTTATATTTGAAggtatatattaaaaaataaagtGAAAAACTTACAGTTGAAAATCAGAGATGTTTCCTGTTATTTCACCATTGAAATTCCGAGTTAAAGGAACGCAAGGCGTAAATGATGTTGTTGGTTGATTGAAAGATGAATCCAATCCAGAGCTCTTAGGAGCAACCCAAACAGAGTTTGCAGGTTGTTGAGTTGATACAGAAATAGAAGGTTGGTTTATAGTAGTTGACCAGCAAGCAGATGCTGTACTAGGTTGACCCAAAGTCAATGCTGCAGATTTGGGAATATGAGAAGTTGTGGTAGTCAACTGATGCATTGGTGATACAGAAGAGTTAATAACGGTGGTATTATATAAAGATGAATGTGAAACTGAGGCAGAGTTGACCGCTGTAGTCACTGTAGAATTTGACGATATGTTTATTGGAGTTGACCAGAAAGCATCTAAACAAGGTGGTGTAGTAGGTTGACATAAAGTAGACGTTGCAGATGTGGGCCCAGAAAAACTCCAGGAAGATGTATTAGTGGCTTGTGAAGTGAAAGGGTTTTTATGTGTTTGATCTGTTCTGGGACCAAATGGATTGAACAGCTTTGAAGAAGTGTTTGCAGAAGGCGATAAGTTAAGTGGCTGTGAAGTGAAAGAGGTAGATGTAGGGCTAGGATTCTGCCAGGTGGCAGTCGGTGTGGGACCAGGGTACTTCCAGGTAGGTGCGTCCGAAAATGGGTTAGTTTTCACTGGTGTAGAAGAGATTGAAGGGGTTCCCCATAATGTTGTTTTAGTGAATGTGTTTCCAAATGGGTTAGGGTTCACTGGTGTAGTAGAGATTGAAGTGGTTCCCTTAGAAAAATTAGTAATTGGTGATGAGGTAAAAGGCGATAAACCGGATCTTAAACCAAATCCACCTGCATTAAAGGAAAAAACAGGATAACAAATTGTAATCATATATGCTCTATATGGTAGAGGAAGCAATGTTGACCAACTCACTTATTAAAACCAATCAAAATCAGTTTATTACTCGTATTTGAGACACTAAATACTCATAAAACTTTTGCACCCTGCCCCAAAAGAACCAACTATTTGTACATGTTACCCAGTCTGTCCGacccacccattttaccacctctaGCGATTGGAAAGCTGTACAGAATCTTGAAAAAAAGCAAGCATACCTTTTCCGGTGGACTTGTAATCCTCCCACCTTAATTCTTCATGGTTTTTAGCTTCATAAGCAGGCATGGCACAAATCGAAACAACTTTCTCTGCACTAGATGGGCCCACAGCAGTTTTCTGGTAATTTGCAACTCTGCTTCCACTTTCTTGGGCACCAAAATGCGACTGTTCAGAATCAAATCCTGATTTTGTGCTATAAGGTCCTGCAAAATAGTGTCATTTACCGGGAAAAAAAGCCCACAATTGTTAAAATTCGTTAACTAATATAATAAATCTCCAGGTTCGAAACACCTGCAAATATTCGTTACATACTTTTGACATTACGCTCTGTAGGATTTGAACCTACGACATTGGTTTTTCATTACCAACATTCTGCCAAACTGAATTAAGAGCGATTTTAAACAGATTCAGATAGAGTTTTTATTAAATTAGTCAACCCAGTTAGCATTATCACCATTGTATGCAGATAAAACTATGTACTAATGTAGTGCCAAACTTGTTTAAATATTTAAGGGGAAAAATCTAGTCAATCAACCAGTTTTCAACTTAGCCGACTCATCTACAAACGTGATAAGAAACGGTCAACCTTGAAACGGGCATAACTTGTGCCATCTATGGACAGAAAGCTCCCTAGTTGAGTTTCATTAGATAAATAAATAATATGCTAGACATCAGCAAAAGATGAGTaaactcaataataataataaataaataaagatataacTAAAAGAAAaaacatcataataataataatcacgatTCACTAATTAACCTCCTGCTTTATTCGCTACCACAAAAGCCGGTGGAATCCCAAAAATACTTCTGTTTGCATTCGAAGCTGATGCTGCTGCAAAAAAAACAATACAAAATACAAATCTATTATATATTTCTACAAAGTTCGTTAGATCCTACTAATACGTTCTAGTTTCTTAGATTATGTAATTTGTAATTCGTATCAAAGATTGTACGGAAAATCAGAAAATATTAAGAGTTCAACGAATAAATAAATCTGAGAAACGACTTACGTGCAGCTGAATACGAAAACATACTCGAATAATAGAATCGAATATGAATATGAAAAGTGGAAATCGAATGTATTGTTTGTTTGTGAATTATAATTGGAATAATAAGGACGGGGTAATTTTGCTTATTTGCTTATATAAATGAATTGCCCGCGTAAATGTGCGAGTAGCCCCATTTTTAAGCTGTGTATATGTCATCCTGCTTAGCTTACGATTAAAGCTAcgcttaatattaataattaataattaataataataataataataattattattattattattattaataataataataataataataataataataataataataataataatatctattaaatctctaagataataatgtcataaataaatattttttaagcataaaataaaaaaagaaaagttttaaaacatttttaatgatgtcattattttatattaatttattaaaaaaattatatgaAATTTTTGATAAAAGGAAAAACTAATTTTTTCTAAATTGTACAATCTTCTACATAACACTCAATGAATACATttacaaattttaaagcatattttacaacctttatataataattgcattttaattttctaaaaaaatttcaaatttattattaataataattattaaaattataaatactcaactttaaacaaactttattattattatttattttattataataattataattattatatttattaatattcaaatatgaattctctttacgagattaattacgttacatatgtacgcaaaaatacatgtctctatatatttgtaaaaacaacgacaaatttTTTAGTCGAAcgagtcattaaaataaatgactttagcatttacattaacttaatacctaaaacatgtcattaaattgtttcgtttaaacaaacccgtgatttcacatgTCATTTcattagttattatattattattattattattattattattattattattattattattattattattattatcatcatcattattattattattattattattactattataaataatataattattattactattattattattaatttattatattatattattatttttttaacagcAGTTAGTTGGGATTACCAGATGACTTAACcaatattatattattgttatttatattattattattttcatttttatattattattttattattattactaatattattaacaccACAGCTTAATATGACCACAATACTgttcgctttgcccgcaggcgtacggttttttcttggcgaccacacacgagaagtactttcccaggaggtcacccatcctgatggtggtgtaacatcccaacccgttaaccaaccaaaaacgcaacataaaaaaaaaatt includes these proteins:
- the LOC139852907 gene encoding uncharacterized protein; translated protein: MPAYEAKNHEELRWEDYKSTGKGGFGLRSGLSPFTSSPITNFSKGTTSISTTPVNPNPFGNTFTKTTLWGTPSISSTPVKTNPFSDAPTWKYPGPTPTATWQNPSPTSTSFTSQPLNLSPSANTSSKLFNPFGPRTDQTHKNPFTSQATNTSSWSFSGPTSATSTLCQPTTPPCLDAFWSTPINISSNSTVTTAVNSASVSHSSLYNTTVINSSVSPMHQLTTTTSHIPKSAALTLGQPSTASACWSTTINQPSISVSTQQPANSVWVAPKSSGLDSSFNQPTTSFTPCVPLTRNFNGEITGNISDFQLMKQPTSAASPFGTLPPKPQIFFDGSESTQLIQYGISSMPVKDKPTLVRNPMLTTRHLSRRSKLPVRKYDPKLNGPKTPFFSETTEIQPDVFVPRENPRKLVVFREMLSPRTTTTKNIQQEKFSDSNFNEDEKDDPIKDQELSADTVVDVPTKLQQLDYYTQPQVSELEANERAEPGFCSHVKDFVIGRHGYGSIKFLGETDVRNLDLEKLIQFNYREVIVYMDERMKPPVGEGLNKPAEITLLNIICVDKKTGVKYEDGLKVDRYTEMLKKKAVAQGVEFMSYDAVGGEWKFRVKHF